The sequence CCCCCGACGCGGAGCCCGCCTGGCCACAGGCGCGGCGGTGCTCACGCTCCTGCTCACGGCCTGCAGCGGCGGTGAGAGCGGCTCCGGAAACGGTGATGCCGGTGCGGGAGAACCCGTGGAGGGCGGCACCCTCGTCTACGCCACCGGGGACGCCGAGCCGACCTGCCTGGACCCGCACGTGGGTGGCAACTACCCGCAGGCGCTGCTCAGCACGCAGTACCTCGAGCCGCTCGTCGGGCGGGACGCGGAGGGACAGATCCAGCCCTGGCTGGCCACGGACTGGGAAGTCAGCGAGGACGGCCTCACCTGGGGCCTGACCCTGGCCGAGGACATCACCTTCACCGACGGCACGCCGCTGGATGCCGAGGCCGTGAAGGCGAACATCGAGCACCTGCAGGACCCGGACACCGCCTCCTCCACCGGTTTCCTCGCCGTGCAGAAGATTGCCGAGGTCGAACCGGTGGACGCCACCCACGTGCGCTTCCACCTCAGCGAACCCGACTCCGCGCTACTGGAGTCGCTGAGCATGCAGTGGACCGCCATGCAGTCCCCGGCCGGCATCGAACGCGGCATGGAGGAGAACTGCGCGGCCCCGATCGGCACCGGCCCCTTCACCGTGAGCGAGTGGGTCCCCCAACAGCACGTCATCCTCGAGCGCAACGAGGAGTACACCTCCCACGGACCGGAGGCGGAGCACGACGGCGCCGCGCACCTCGAGCGTATCGAGTGGCGGTTCCTGCCGGACCCTGCCACCCGCTGGGCGGCCCTGCAGTCCGGTGAGGTCCACGTCATGGACAACCCCGAGCCGGAGGCGATCGTGGCCGCCGAGAACGGTGCGGCCGGCGACCAGTTCAGCCACCTGGACGCGCCCCGTCCCGGCTCCGTGAACCGGATCGAGCTCAACTCCGGGCAGGCTCCCTTCGACGACGAGCGGGTGCGCGAGGCGTTCATCCGTTCCGCGGATGTGGACCCGGGGATCGAGGCGCTCTACCAGGGCGTGGCCACCCGGTCCCACTCGCCACTGTCCAGCGCCGAGCCGATGGCGTACAGCGACCCCGCCCTCTTCGGCACCGACCGGGAGGCCGCGGAGCGGCTCCTGGACGAGGCTGGCTGGGACGAGACCGACTCCGAGGGCTACCGCGTCAAGGACGGCGAGCGCCTGACCGTGCGCTTCCCGGTGAGCACCAACCAGTCGGTGGCCGCCGAGCAGGCGCTCTTCGAGCAGATTCAGGCCAACACCCGCGAGGTGGGCTTCGAGGTCATCCTCACCCCGCTCGACCTCTCGGCCTGGTACGGCGCCCTGGCCGCGCCCGAGGACGGTGGCGACAACGATTACGAGGCGGTCAGCGCTCCGTACACCAAGGTCGGTCCGGACGTGCTGAGGACCCTCTACCACTCCGCCGGCACCGAGCCCGCGCCCAGCGGCTACTTCGCCAACCTCTCCCAGGTCACGGACGAGGAGCTGGACGCCACGCTGGAGGAGGCCGCCCGGATCACCGATCCGGACCAGCGCGCCGCGCTGTACGAACAGGCGCAGCGGACGGTGCTGGAGGGCTACTACATCCTGCCGCTGTACGACCAGCAGAACCACTTCCTCACCCGCGGGGTGACCGGCGTGACGACCCTCGGCACGGTGGCCACGCCCACCTTCATCAACGCCCAGCTGACACAGCCGTGATCCCGTGAGGCGGGGCCGGACGGACGCGGCATGAGGGCCGTGCTGCGCTGGCTGATCGGCCGCCTGGCCGCGGTGGCCCTCGTGGCCTGGGTGGTTGCCACCGTGGTGTTCTTCGCGCTGAGGGCCGCGGGCGGCGATCCTTCCGAGGCGATCCTCGGAGGCCCCGGCTCCCAGGCGAGCGAGGAGTCGATGGCCCGGGTGCGGCAGGAGTACTCCCTCGACGAGCCACTCCTGGTGCAGTACCTGCTGCAGCTGGCCCGCACCGTCACGTTCCAGCTCGGTGACTCCTACGCGCGGCGCCAGCCCGTGGCCGAGCTCATCGGGGACCAGCTGCCCGGGACGCTCGCCCTGGCCGGCCTCGGGCTCGTGCTCGCCTGGGCGCTCGCGCTGGCGGTCGCGACCCTGGCGGTGCGCGCCCGCGGCCCGCTCGCCCGCCGCGCGATGGGCCTGCTGCGCGGCGGCGAGGTGGTCGCCTCCGTCATGCCGCACTTCTGGCTGGGCGCCGTGCTGATCTCGGTCTTCGCCGGCGGGCTCGGCTGGCTGCCGGCCACGAGCAGTGACAACTCCCTGCGGTCACTCATCCTGCCGGCCCTCACGCTCGCCGTCCCCGTGGCCGGCTTCCTCGGTCAGGTCATGCGGGACGGCCTGGAGGAGGCGCATACGGCCCCCTTCGCGACGACGGCCCGCACCCGGGGTGCCTCGGAGCGGTGGGTGCTGTGGGTCCACTCGCTGCGGCACGCCGCGCTGCCGGCGATCGCGCTGTCCGGGTGGGCGTTCGGCTCGCTGCTCTCCGGGGCCGTGGTGGTCGAGACCCTGTTCGGCCGGCCGGGCCTGGGCCGTCTGCTGATCGACGCCACGCATGCTCGGGACGTGCCGCTCGTGATCGGCGTGGTGCTCGTCATCGCCCTGGGCTACGTAGTGGTCATGTCCGTGGCCGACCTACTCGAGCGCGTCGTCGATCCCCGGCTGCGCGGCCGGGTCGAGGCCGTGCGGAAGGCACCCGCGGGCGAGGTGGTCTCGTGAGGGGGCAGCAAACGGCCAGCCGGTCGCAGGGCCGGGCCGCCGCCGTGGGTGGGTGGGCAAGACGCTGGGCCGCGAACCTGGGGCCGGGCGGGATGGTGAGCGCCGGCGTCGTGCTCCTGGTGGTGCTGGCCGCGCTGCTCCCGGGGCTGCTCGCCCCCGGTGACCCCACGGCGGTCGCTCCGGCGCAGGCCTACCAGCCGCCGGGGCCGGGCGCGGTCTTCGGCACGGACGCCTCCGGGCGGGACGTCTACACGCGCGTGGTGCACGGGGCGGGCCAATCGCTGGGCGTCGGAGCGGCCGCCACGACGATCGGGCTGGGTCTCGGGCTGCTGCTCGGCTTCGGCGCCGCCCTCGGCCCGCGTTGGCTCGACGGTGCGCTCAGCCGGGTCATCGAGGTGCTCTTCGCGCTGCCCAGCCTCGTCCTCGCCCTGCTGCTGGTCTCGGTGCTCGGCGCGGGCGTGGGTCCCTCGGTGCTCGCCGTGGGCCTGGCCACCGCCCCCGGCTACGCCCGGATCCTGCGCGCTCGCGCCCGCTCGGTGGTGCACAGCCCCTACGTCACCGCCGCCCGGCTGGAGGGGGCGTCCGCGCCCGAAGCGTTCCTCCGCCACGTGGTGCCGAACACCCTGTGGCCGCTGATCGCTGTGGGGACCCTGGGGATCGGGCAGGCGATCGTGTGGGTCTCCGCCCTGAGCTACCTGGGTCTCGGCGCGCTACCGCCCTCCCCGGAGTGGGGGGCCATGCTCAACGCCGGCCGGCTGCACATCACCAGCTCTTGGTGGCTCACCGTGGCGCCGGGGCTGGCGATCACGGCGGCCGCCGCCGCGCTGACGATGCTCGGCCGGCGGCTCAGCGCGGTGGCGCCGGCATGAGCGGCGCAGGCGTGACCCCGGTCCTCGACGTCGCCGGACTCACCGTCTCCTTCCCGGGCGTCGGGGAGGTGCTGCGGGACGTGGACCTCTGGTTGGAGCCCGGGCGCTGCCTGGCCGTGGTCGGCGGGTCCGGGGCCGGCAAGTCCGTGTTGGCGCGCAGCCTCGTCGGGCTCGCCGGGGAGGGCGGAGCGCCGGCCAGGGTCTCTACCGAGCGGTTCACGGTGGCCGGTCAGGACGTCACGGGGGCGGACGCCCGGCGGTGGCGAAAACTGCGCGGCTCCGAGATCGGCTTCGTGCTGCAGGACGCCCTGCAGTCGCTCGACCCGTTGCGCACCGTGGGCGCCGAGGTGGGCGAGTCGCTCCAGTT comes from Citricoccus muralis and encodes:
- a CDS encoding ABC transporter permease gives rise to the protein MRAVLRWLIGRLAAVALVAWVVATVVFFALRAAGGDPSEAILGGPGSQASEESMARVRQEYSLDEPLLVQYLLQLARTVTFQLGDSYARRQPVAELIGDQLPGTLALAGLGLVLAWALALAVATLAVRARGPLARRAMGLLRGGEVVASVMPHFWLGAVLISVFAGGLGWLPATSSDNSLRSLILPALTLAVPVAGFLGQVMRDGLEEAHTAPFATTARTRGASERWVLWVHSLRHAALPAIALSGWAFGSLLSGAVVVETLFGRPGLGRLLIDATHARDVPLVIGVVLVIALGYVVVMSVADLLERVVDPRLRGRVEAVRKAPAGEVVS
- a CDS encoding ABC transporter permease, whose product is MRGQQTASRSQGRAAAVGGWARRWAANLGPGGMVSAGVVLLVVLAALLPGLLAPGDPTAVAPAQAYQPPGPGAVFGTDASGRDVYTRVVHGAGQSLGVGAAATTIGLGLGLLLGFGAALGPRWLDGALSRVIEVLFALPSLVLALLLVSVLGAGVGPSVLAVGLATAPGYARILRARARSVVHSPYVTAARLEGASAPEAFLRHVVPNTLWPLIAVGTLGIGQAIVWVSALSYLGLGALPPSPEWGAMLNAGRLHITSSWWLTVAPGLAITAAAAALTMLGRRLSAVAPA
- a CDS encoding ABC transporter substrate-binding protein — translated: MAEDRLSPVSPRRGARLATGAAVLTLLLTACSGGESGSGNGDAGAGEPVEGGTLVYATGDAEPTCLDPHVGGNYPQALLSTQYLEPLVGRDAEGQIQPWLATDWEVSEDGLTWGLTLAEDITFTDGTPLDAEAVKANIEHLQDPDTASSTGFLAVQKIAEVEPVDATHVRFHLSEPDSALLESLSMQWTAMQSPAGIERGMEENCAAPIGTGPFTVSEWVPQQHVILERNEEYTSHGPEAEHDGAAHLERIEWRFLPDPATRWAALQSGEVHVMDNPEPEAIVAAENGAAGDQFSHLDAPRPGSVNRIELNSGQAPFDDERVREAFIRSADVDPGIEALYQGVATRSHSPLSSAEPMAYSDPALFGTDREAAERLLDEAGWDETDSEGYRVKDGERLTVRFPVSTNQSVAAEQALFEQIQANTREVGFEVILTPLDLSAWYGALAAPEDGGDNDYEAVSAPYTKVGPDVLRTLYHSAGTEPAPSGYFANLSQVTDEELDATLEEAARITDPDQRAALYEQAQRTVLEGYYILPLYDQQNHFLTRGVTGVTTLGTVATPTFINAQLTQP